TGAAATCACTGAAAGGTCCAGCAGTGACGCGAACCATGTCGCCTTCTTTGAAAGCCACTTTGGGTTTGGCTTTCTCCACCTTCTGTTTCTCCGCCACACCCACGCTTTGCAGCAGGCGCTCCACTTCCTCGGGGGAAAGGGGGACCGGACGGGTGGCTGTGCCCACGAAGCCCGTGACACCGGGGGTGCCGCGCACCACTTCCCATGACTCGCCCAGCTCGCCGGGGTTGTAAGGATCATCCACGTCCATTTGCACGAAGATGTATCCGGGGAAGAGTTTGCGTTTTACGGTTTCTTTTTTGCCGCCTTCTTTGATCTCAACGGCTTCTTCGGTGGGTTGGAGCACCTGAAAGATCATCTGCCCCCACATGCCATAAGCTTTGGCACGCTTTTGCAGGTTGTCTTCGACGCGGTCTTCTTGACCAACGTATGTATGAACGGCGTACCATTCGATGCTCATTTCAGCAAGGCTCCCAGACCAGTGTGGAAGAGACGGTCCATGCCCCAGATGATCAGGGTCATGAAAATCACGAAGATGAAGACCGTTTGGGTACCCTCAAGCACCTGGACACGCGTGGGCCAGTTCACTTTTTTCAGCTCTTCGCGAGCTTCCTGGAAGTACCGAACGATCCCTTGCATGATCAGATCTTCTTCTCTTTGAAGGCGACGTGTTTCTTGGCGACGGGATCGTATTTTTTGAGCTCAAGTTTGGCCTGGGTGTTGCGGCGGTTCTTGGTGGTGGTGTAGTAGAACCCGGTGCCGGCAGTGGACTCCAGTTTGATCTTGATGCGTGGACCTTCTTTGGCCATGGTGAATTTCTCCTTTCGTTTGCCCTCGGGCAAACTCCCAGTCCTGCACCGGATGGATGCAAGCCGTCTGGTCTCGGGTCTGCAAAGCAGACAACAGTCCCGATTAT
Above is a genomic segment from Deinococcus misasensis DSM 22328 containing:
- the rpmG gene encoding 50S ribosomal protein L33 codes for the protein MAKEGPRIKIKLESTAGTGFYYTTTKNRRNTQAKLELKKYDPVAKKHVAFKEKKI
- the secE gene encoding preprotein translocase subunit SecE, whose amino-acid sequence is MQGIVRYFQEAREELKKVNWPTRVQVLEGTQTVFIFVIFMTLIIWGMDRLFHTGLGALLK
- the nusG gene encoding transcription termination/antitermination protein NusG, whose product is MSIEWYAVHTYVGQEDRVEDNLQKRAKAYGMWGQMIFQVLQPTEEAVEIKEGGKKETVKRKLFPGYIFVQMDVDDPYNPGELGESWEVVRGTPGVTGFVGTATRPVPLSPEEVERLLQSVGVAEKQKVEKAKPKVAFKEGDMVRVTAGPFSDFTGVVAEVNLERAKVKVLVSIFGRETPVELDFAQVQKS